Proteins encoded by one window of Candidatus Sumerlaea chitinivorans:
- a CDS encoding Nucleoside ABC transporter, ATP-binding protein yields the protein MIEVTRRFARVVANDRVNLRVEPGEIHAIVGENGAGKSTLMKILYGLYRPDSGTIRVHGREVHFRSPADAIAAGIGMVHQHFMLIQTFTVAENVVLGDERTRRGLFFPDDAVRRVAELAKGFQIAVDPAARVGDLSVGQQQRVEILKILYRQADIIILDEPTAVLTPQETDALFDTVRSLRAQGKTIIIITHKLREVMALSDRLTILRAGRNVATLVTAETNPEEIARLMVGRSISLPVLALDAHPIAPSATPEESDQDAGAPRTTERAEVALSPSANGKPVLRLEEVSLQRKAAPPLLSDVTFDVRQGEILGIAGVEGNGQRELVEVITGLTRPTHGRIWILDREVTQFPPREKFAAGLACIPEDRQRQGLILDFTLRENLLLGRHHEPHFRRQLRGEGCRRLLEEFDVRPPDPRLRASQLSGGNQQKVIVAREMTRGAPLLVAAQPTRGIDLGAIEFIHRKLLEMRANGVAILLISAELTEILALSDRVAVMFGGRIVFMAENRGLTEHDLGIHMAGGSKNDASATPLGGIA from the coding sequence ATGATCGAAGTCACCCGTCGTTTCGCGCGCGTGGTGGCGAACGACCGCGTGAACTTGCGGGTGGAGCCGGGCGAGATCCATGCCATTGTGGGAGAAAACGGCGCCGGCAAATCCACCCTAATGAAGATCCTTTATGGGCTTTATCGGCCCGATAGCGGTACAATCCGTGTCCATGGCCGCGAAGTGCATTTTCGTTCCCCTGCGGATGCGATTGCTGCAGGCATCGGGATGGTGCACCAGCACTTCATGCTGATTCAAACTTTTACGGTTGCCGAGAACGTAGTTCTTGGGGACGAGCGGACGCGTCGGGGGCTCTTTTTTCCGGATGACGCAGTCAGGCGTGTTGCTGAGCTCGCAAAGGGCTTTCAGATTGCAGTCGACCCCGCGGCGCGCGTCGGAGATCTTAGCGTCGGACAGCAGCAACGCGTCGAAATCCTGAAAATTCTGTACCGTCAGGCCGACATCATCATCCTGGATGAGCCAACCGCCGTGCTCACCCCGCAAGAAACCGATGCGCTGTTCGACACGGTTCGCTCGCTTCGAGCTCAGGGAAAGACCATCATCATCATCACGCACAAGCTGCGTGAAGTTATGGCGCTCTCTGATCGGCTGACCATTCTTCGTGCTGGGCGCAATGTGGCAACGCTGGTTACCGCCGAAACCAACCCAGAAGAAATTGCACGCTTGATGGTGGGCCGTTCGATCTCGTTGCCGGTTCTTGCTCTCGATGCGCACCCAATCGCGCCCTCGGCAACCCCAGAAGAAAGTGATCAGGATGCTGGTGCCCCGCGCACAACGGAGCGAGCAGAGGTAGCATTGTCCCCAAGCGCCAATGGCAAACCAGTTCTTCGCCTTGAGGAAGTAAGTCTGCAACGTAAGGCGGCGCCCCCACTCCTTTCCGATGTGACGTTTGATGTGAGGCAGGGAGAAATTCTCGGGATTGCGGGCGTGGAGGGGAATGGGCAGCGCGAGCTGGTTGAGGTCATCACGGGTCTCACCCGGCCCACGCATGGACGGATTTGGATTTTGGATCGGGAAGTGACCCAGTTCCCGCCGAGGGAAAAGTTTGCCGCTGGGTTAGCCTGTATCCCCGAAGATCGTCAGCGACAGGGATTGATTCTCGATTTCACGCTTCGCGAGAATCTTTTGCTGGGACGCCACCATGAGCCGCATTTTCGTCGCCAGCTGCGTGGCGAAGGGTGTCGTCGACTTCTTGAGGAGTTCGATGTCCGCCCACCCGATCCCCGCTTGCGCGCCTCCCAACTGAGCGGCGGCAATCAGCAGAAAGTCATTGTCGCGCGGGAAATGACGCGCGGGGCTCCCCTCCTTGTGGCAGCGCAGCCCACTCGCGGAATTGATCTCGGAGCCATTGAGTTTATCCACCGCAAATTGTTGGAAATGCGAGCGAATGGCGTTGCAATTCTGCTGATCTCGGCCGAACTCACGGAGATTTTAGCGCTGAGCGACCGAGTGGCTGTGATGTTTGGCGGAAGGATTGTCTTTATGGCAGAAAACCGTGGCCTAACCGAGCACGACCTTGGGATTCACATGGCGGGTGGCTCGAAAAACGACGCGAGTGCGACACCATTGGGAGGAATTGCGTAG
- a CDS encoding ABC transporter, permease protein: MLRWFLQSIIAPALALIASICVGMLFLWVTGYPVFTTFQAIIQQSFQDWYGFGQVLHTTTLLTFTGLAVAVAFHAGLFNIGAEGQLYIGAMALGIVGYYLSKLPKEVVMQVPSLLAIVGLCLVAMLAAGVYALIPGVLKVLTGAHEVITTIMMNFIALAWINYLLRYDPNSFAVPATVRTPAFPQAFRLPKLSTVWPVFQGSIVNCSLFIAVGAAVIVWAFLRFTKTGFELRAVGKNSLAARLAGIAPGRLTILAMFVSGALAGLVGVAFVLGHKGYFEEGFSAGLGFLGIAVALLAYNHPIGVLFTAFLFGVLNYGKVAAAGEIPMDIINILEATMIFSIVIVNRLMSNFLQQLAKRRLAASG; the protein is encoded by the coding sequence ATGTTACGTTGGTTCCTGCAAAGCATTATCGCCCCGGCTCTCGCACTTATCGCTTCGATTTGCGTAGGAATGCTGTTCCTGTGGGTAACCGGTTATCCGGTGTTCACGACTTTCCAAGCCATTATTCAGCAAAGCTTTCAGGATTGGTACGGCTTCGGCCAAGTGCTCCACACGACGACTCTTCTGACGTTTACGGGTCTTGCCGTGGCTGTGGCGTTTCATGCGGGCTTGTTCAACATTGGGGCAGAAGGTCAGCTCTACATTGGTGCGATGGCGCTCGGGATTGTCGGCTATTACCTCTCGAAACTACCAAAGGAAGTAGTGATGCAAGTTCCTTCACTGCTCGCGATTGTCGGCCTCTGCTTGGTTGCAATGTTGGCCGCTGGCGTTTACGCGCTCATCCCCGGAGTGCTCAAGGTTCTCACGGGCGCCCACGAGGTGATCACGACCATCATGATGAACTTCATCGCTCTGGCATGGATCAATTATCTTCTCCGCTATGATCCAAATAGCTTTGCGGTGCCGGCCACGGTCCGTACGCCAGCATTTCCGCAAGCGTTCCGGCTTCCAAAGCTTTCTACGGTGTGGCCCGTGTTCCAAGGCTCGATCGTGAACTGCTCGCTATTCATTGCTGTCGGGGCAGCCGTGATCGTTTGGGCATTTCTTCGCTTTACGAAAACGGGATTTGAATTGCGCGCAGTTGGAAAGAACTCGTTGGCGGCACGTCTTGCTGGGATTGCCCCCGGTCGCCTCACCATTCTCGCCATGTTTGTGAGCGGGGCTTTGGCGGGGCTGGTGGGCGTCGCTTTCGTGCTGGGCCACAAGGGTTACTTCGAAGAGGGGTTCTCCGCGGGGCTCGGATTTTTGGGGATCGCCGTGGCTCTGCTTGCGTACAATCACCCAATCGGGGTGCTCTTCACGGCGTTTCTTTTCGGAGTCCTCAATTATGGAAAGGTCGCGGCCGCTGGAGAAATCCCGATGGATATCATTAACATCCTTGAGGCCACGATGATCTTTAGCATCGTGATTGTGAACCGCCTGATGTCGAATTTCCTCCAGCAATTGGCAAAGCGGCGCCTTGCTGCCTCCGGGTAA
- a CDS encoding tRNA dihydrouridine synthase B, producing MSETREILDSASLSVSSPQAWRIGSLALRSRILPAPMCNISDRPFREILREFGADLVYTQMISAEGLVRGDKGTWELLDIAGEAPPVAVQLLGSNPDSLARAAQILEERGAALVDLNMGCPARKVTGNMGGSALMRCPELVAQIVRKVKRAISVPFTVKMRAGWDEENLSCLELAKICEAEGADAVTLHARTRQQGYKGRADWSLIARLKESVSIPVIGNGDVTSPADAVRMIRETHCDAVMIGRGLIGNPWLLRACEQAMNDFYLGRIRHESEVPDDDVVIQEEDGLRVPVRIPYYMRGTTLEERLDLLLKHTRAMVKAKGERRGVLEMRKHAIHYIRGLHSCKALRERLMHVDTLEGVEEAVRAYRAFLSAGDTQA from the coding sequence ATGAGCGAAACTCGAGAAATTCTGGATAGTGCATCTTTGAGTGTTTCCTCTCCTCAGGCATGGCGGATAGGTTCCCTTGCTTTGCGCAGCCGAATCCTGCCTGCTCCCATGTGCAATATCAGCGATCGCCCGTTTCGAGAGATCCTCCGGGAGTTTGGCGCGGATCTCGTTTATACGCAGATGATCTCGGCAGAGGGTCTCGTGCGGGGCGATAAGGGCACGTGGGAACTCCTCGATATTGCGGGCGAGGCACCTCCTGTTGCGGTTCAGTTGCTCGGCTCAAATCCGGATTCATTAGCGAGAGCGGCCCAAATTCTCGAGGAGCGGGGAGCAGCCCTTGTGGACCTCAACATGGGATGCCCAGCACGAAAAGTCACCGGCAACATGGGGGGAAGCGCGCTCATGAGATGTCCAGAATTGGTGGCGCAGATCGTACGCAAGGTCAAACGGGCCATCTCGGTCCCGTTCACCGTGAAAATGCGGGCGGGATGGGATGAGGAGAATCTTTCGTGCTTGGAGTTAGCGAAGATCTGCGAAGCGGAGGGCGCGGACGCGGTGACGCTACACGCACGTACTCGCCAACAGGGCTATAAGGGCCGCGCAGACTGGTCGCTCATTGCTCGCCTCAAGGAGTCTGTAAGCATTCCCGTGATTGGCAACGGCGATGTGACTTCGCCTGCCGATGCTGTGCGGATGATTCGCGAAACCCACTGCGACGCGGTGATGATTGGCCGCGGATTGATCGGAAATCCTTGGCTTTTGCGTGCCTGTGAGCAGGCAATGAATGATTTCTATCTCGGGCGCATTCGTCATGAATCAGAAGTTCCCGACGACGATGTGGTGATTCAGGAGGAAGATGGGCTGCGCGTGCCGGTGCGGATCCCGTACTACATGCGAGGAACGACACTGGAAGAGCGCTTGGACTTGCTGCTGAAGCATACTCGCGCGATGGTGAAAGCCAAAGGCGAGCGGCGCGGGGTGTTGGAAATGCGCAAACACGCTATCCACTACATTCGTGGCCTTCACAGTTGCAAGGCACTGCGCGAGCGCCTCATGCACGTGGACACTCTGGAGGGGGTTGAGGAGGCAGTGCGGGCTTATCGCGCTTTTCTAAGCGCGGGAGACACCCAGGCTTGA
- a CDS encoding ATP-utilizing enzymes of the PP-loop superfamily, giving the protein MRPEVVQKYERLKAAFRQKGRVLVALSGGVDSTLLQALAHEVLGFENAICVTAKSETLTEAEFQEVCALARERGWNHHVIEYSELEIPNYAQNPVNRCYFCKTELFSKLRELARQFGCDAIVEGTNYDDRGDYRPGMQAAREQGTWAPLLECEITKEEIREMARELGLPTWSKPSGACLSSRFPYGTAITREGLQQVAAAETFLRELGFTQVRVRHHGNLARIEVLPNELPRFADREFAVRVAEKLREIGYVYVTLDLLGYRTGSMNEVLRSATPSLGS; this is encoded by the coding sequence ATGAGACCCGAAGTTGTACAGAAATATGAGCGGCTGAAGGCAGCCTTCCGGCAAAAGGGACGAGTCTTAGTTGCGCTTTCCGGTGGGGTGGATTCGACGCTTCTCCAAGCACTGGCGCATGAGGTGTTGGGATTTGAGAATGCAATTTGTGTGACGGCCAAGAGTGAGACCCTCACAGAAGCTGAGTTTCAGGAGGTGTGTGCATTAGCTCGCGAACGGGGGTGGAATCACCACGTCATCGAATACTCCGAGCTCGAGATCCCCAATTACGCGCAGAATCCGGTGAACCGCTGCTATTTTTGTAAGACGGAGCTCTTCTCAAAATTACGCGAGTTGGCTCGGCAGTTTGGTTGTGATGCGATCGTTGAGGGAACAAACTACGACGACCGCGGCGATTATCGCCCCGGTATGCAAGCCGCACGAGAGCAAGGTACGTGGGCCCCTCTGCTCGAATGTGAGATTACGAAGGAAGAAATTCGTGAGATGGCCCGCGAGTTGGGTCTTCCCACGTGGTCCAAACCCTCGGGCGCCTGCCTTTCGTCGCGTTTTCCATATGGGACGGCGATTACTCGTGAAGGATTGCAACAGGTTGCTGCGGCGGAAACCTTCCTGCGTGAATTGGGATTTACGCAGGTCCGGGTTCGTCACCATGGCAATCTGGCAAGGATCGAAGTACTACCTAACGAGTTGCCTCGTTTCGCCGATCGGGAATTTGCTGTGAGGGTTGCTGAAAAGCTCCGCGAGATCGGTTACGTTTACGTGACTTTGGACCTCTTGGGTTACCGCACGGGAAGCATGAATGAGGTGCTGCGGTCTGCGACTCCGTCGCTCGGAAGCTAA
- a CDS encoding Regulatory protein RecX: MVITGFKAGKRKSDPFTVELSTGDTFQLDAELIVRFQLKKGMELNTDFRQRLEEEQATLLARRRLVRYLSGRRKTKKEAEEYLRRLGFKDRAVAAAIQGATELGLLNDESYAIAYRRTQERISAKGYRAIEHELIARGVAPSVARKAIADATSREYQLQLANQLAEKRRRALADLDPMKGRQRLSNFLLRRGFDAEVVSEVVRKFYGDSEND, from the coding sequence ATGGTCATCACCGGTTTCAAGGCTGGAAAACGCAAGAGCGATCCTTTCACCGTCGAACTCTCTACGGGAGACACCTTCCAATTAGACGCCGAATTAATCGTTCGGTTCCAGCTCAAAAAAGGAATGGAGCTGAATACCGATTTTCGGCAAAGACTTGAAGAAGAGCAGGCCACGCTGTTGGCGCGCCGTCGGTTGGTGCGGTATTTGTCAGGTCGGCGAAAAACCAAAAAAGAAGCCGAAGAGTATCTACGCAGATTGGGATTCAAGGACCGCGCAGTTGCCGCTGCAATCCAAGGGGCCACGGAGTTAGGGTTGCTCAACGATGAAAGCTATGCGATCGCATATCGGCGTACGCAGGAGCGCATTTCGGCAAAAGGCTACCGCGCCATTGAGCACGAACTCATCGCAAGAGGCGTTGCACCCAGCGTTGCCCGCAAGGCCATTGCGGATGCCACTTCGCGTGAATACCAGCTGCAACTCGCGAACCAACTTGCAGAAAAACGGAGGCGTGCACTGGCCGATCTTGACCCTATGAAAGGGCGTCAGCGGCTGAGCAACTTTCTTCTGCGTCGCGGGTTCGATGCTGAGGTCGTCTCAGAAGTTGTGCGAAAGTTTTACGGGGATTCAGAAAACGATTGA
- a CDS encoding Argininosuccinate synthase, giving the protein MRAEDLRGKTIAFAASGGLDSCTITRWLADQGVKVVCVTLDLGQPDDPDLEAVRQRMLASGAAEAHVLDGREALAREGMKVIHAQAKYEGDYWNTTGIARHVTTRIILDFMRQRGITVLSHGATGRGNDQVRFQIVTNMLEPDFQVYAPWRDESFLHAFGGRKEMIDFCLERGIPIKASHDKPYSTDANLLGLTHEAGKLESLKEGAFSIDPEFGVLPTQAPDTPERFVVRFEQGMPVAVNGKPVSILEAFQEANAAGGRNGVGIALHLVENRFVGIKSRGVYETPAMAVLGRAYEYLLQLILDRRARRLFTTLSEYLAEQIYQGYWFDTGSAAAKEAVAAFTQFATGTIALDLYKGNAIFAYAEDVPHCVYSETAASMEKVGEFNHADSEGFLNVLGVSARILARAGQVNRQ; this is encoded by the coding sequence ATGCGAGCGGAAGATCTACGAGGTAAAACGATTGCTTTTGCGGCTTCAGGCGGATTGGACAGTTGCACTATCACCCGCTGGCTGGCTGATCAGGGGGTGAAGGTGGTGTGTGTGACTTTGGATCTTGGCCAGCCCGATGATCCGGATCTTGAAGCCGTACGTCAGCGAATGCTGGCGTCAGGGGCCGCCGAAGCGCACGTACTGGACGGCCGTGAAGCTCTGGCTCGCGAGGGCATGAAGGTCATCCATGCACAAGCAAAATATGAAGGTGACTATTGGAACACGACCGGCATTGCTCGCCACGTCACCACTCGCATCATTCTGGATTTCATGCGCCAGCGTGGGATTACCGTTCTTAGCCATGGTGCAACAGGTCGCGGCAACGACCAAGTCCGCTTTCAAATTGTCACCAACATGCTTGAGCCAGACTTTCAGGTCTATGCCCCATGGCGAGATGAGTCGTTCCTGCATGCCTTTGGTGGGCGAAAAGAGATGATTGATTTTTGCCTCGAGCGCGGCATCCCCATCAAGGCCTCTCACGATAAGCCCTATAGCACCGACGCAAATTTGCTTGGTTTGACTCATGAAGCGGGAAAACTCGAATCGCTGAAAGAAGGAGCCTTCAGCATCGATCCGGAATTTGGGGTGCTTCCCACGCAGGCGCCCGATACGCCGGAGCGCTTTGTCGTCCGGTTCGAACAGGGCATGCCCGTTGCGGTGAATGGAAAACCTGTCAGCATCCTTGAGGCATTCCAAGAGGCAAATGCCGCTGGCGGCCGGAATGGCGTGGGAATTGCCTTGCACCTTGTGGAAAACCGCTTTGTAGGGATCAAATCGCGCGGAGTTTATGAAACCCCTGCCATGGCAGTGTTGGGCCGTGCCTACGAGTATCTTCTCCAACTCATCTTGGACCGGCGTGCGCGGCGACTCTTCACAACGTTGTCGGAGTACCTCGCGGAGCAGATCTATCAAGGGTATTGGTTTGATACCGGCTCAGCGGCAGCAAAGGAAGCCGTAGCGGCGTTCACCCAATTTGCCACCGGAACCATCGCCCTCGACCTCTACAAAGGGAACGCGATTTTTGCTTATGCTGAAGATGTTCCGCATTGTGTTTACTCGGAGACCGCCGCATCCATGGAGAAGGTCGGGGAATTTAACCACGCCGACTCGGAAGGCTTCCTGAATGTGTTGGGTGTCTCGGCGCGAATTCTTGCTCGTGCGGGGCAGGTCAACCGTCAGTAG
- a CDS encoding Peptidase M48, Ste24p precursor: MFVLFAGTSAALGFAIVPTEEGMHIGLGIGTLIFLILYLIYAASPTAVVFANMDARKLSREDLPILHNVVEEMSIAAGLPKVPDVYIINEWAPNAFAFGRSPEKAGIAVTAGLLDLLTRDELQGVVAHEVAHIKNQDTRFMTLMAVMLGAIVVMADLTWRLVRFQSVSSNTDRDRKQGNQAVTIALLIALLVSLLAPILAQIIYFASSRRREYLADACAAVYTRYPEGLASALEKIEAQAAEMTAVNRAAAPMFIINPLAVEGADSIFSTHPPTEKRIEILRRMAGGTFTAYEQAARSVIGRSVLHRSALMREAQMHSESARA, from the coding sequence ATGTTTGTGCTGTTCGCGGGCACGAGTGCCGCGCTTGGCTTTGCGATCGTCCCTACTGAAGAAGGGATGCATATTGGGTTGGGAATAGGGACTCTCATTTTTCTGATACTTTACCTCATTTATGCTGCGTCCCCGACAGCGGTCGTTTTTGCGAACATGGACGCACGCAAACTCAGCCGCGAGGATCTTCCCATTCTCCACAACGTGGTAGAGGAAATGAGTATCGCGGCCGGCTTACCGAAAGTACCTGACGTTTACATCATCAATGAGTGGGCACCCAACGCCTTTGCTTTTGGTCGAAGCCCAGAGAAGGCGGGAATTGCTGTCACTGCGGGACTCCTGGATCTTCTAACGCGTGACGAGCTGCAAGGAGTGGTTGCCCATGAAGTAGCACACATCAAGAATCAAGACACGAGATTCATGACACTGATGGCCGTAATGCTCGGCGCGATCGTTGTCATGGCTGATCTGACATGGCGGTTAGTTCGGTTCCAGTCGGTTAGCAGTAACACGGATAGAGACAGAAAACAAGGAAACCAGGCCGTTACGATTGCACTTTTGATCGCCTTACTCGTGAGCTTGCTCGCCCCAATTCTTGCCCAAATCATTTATTTCGCCAGCTCCCGAAGGCGCGAATATCTTGCCGACGCGTGTGCGGCCGTCTACACGCGTTACCCAGAGGGATTAGCGTCAGCGCTTGAGAAAATAGAAGCCCAAGCGGCCGAAATGACCGCTGTCAACCGCGCAGCAGCTCCCATGTTCATCATTAACCCACTTGCCGTTGAAGGCGCCGACAGCATCTTCTCGACTCATCCACCGACCGAAAAGCGTATCGAAATTCTGCGCCGCATGGCCGGTGGGACCTTTACGGCCTACGAACAAGCCGCACGAAGTGTGATTGGCCGTTCGGTGTTGCACCGATCCGCCCTCATGCGCGAAGCTCAAATGCATTCAGAGTCCGCGCGGGCATGA
- a CDS encoding LemA protein — protein sequence MTALIVVLVLLLIILFWVIGTYNSLIAMRTEVENAWAQIDVQLRRRYDLIPNLVETVKGYAAHERQTLEKVIQARAMAMQATGVAEKAEAENILTGTLKSLFALAEAYPNLKANENFLQLQEELASTENKIAFARQYYNDSVMRYNARIQQFPTNIIAGIFAFTKKEFFEVQEAAVREAPKVSF from the coding sequence ATGACAGCTCTGATTGTTGTGCTGGTCCTTTTGCTAATCATCCTGTTCTGGGTCATTGGGACGTACAACTCGCTTATTGCCATGCGGACAGAAGTGGAAAACGCATGGGCCCAAATTGATGTGCAGCTTAGGCGCCGCTATGACCTCATTCCCAACTTGGTGGAAACGGTCAAAGGCTATGCGGCCCACGAGCGACAGACTTTGGAAAAAGTCATTCAGGCCCGCGCAATGGCCATGCAAGCTACAGGAGTCGCCGAGAAGGCTGAAGCAGAGAACATTCTAACTGGGACCCTCAAGTCCTTGTTCGCATTGGCCGAAGCGTATCCCAATCTGAAAGCCAACGAGAACTTTCTGCAACTGCAGGAAGAACTGGCTTCCACCGAGAACAAAATCGCCTTTGCCCGACAGTACTACAACGACTCGGTCATGAGGTATAATGCACGAATCCAACAGTTCCCGACCAATATCATCGCGGGAATCTTTGCGTTTACCAAGAAGGAATTCTTCGAAGTGCAGGAAGCGGCCGTGCGAGAAGCACCAAAAGTAAGTTTCTGA
- a CDS encoding Nickel responsive regulator NikR, translated as MTKKGVERYTVSMDGQLLAKFDSLIARKGYANRSEAIRDLIRAALVEDEWARADEKVAATVTLVYDHHRRQIAETLAEIQHHHHDLVVSATHVHLDNENCLEVVILRGKASAVRALADELIACKGVKHGKTVMTTEGRDLP; from the coding sequence GTGACCAAAAAGGGTGTCGAACGCTATACGGTTTCCATGGACGGGCAATTGCTCGCCAAATTCGATTCTCTCATCGCAAGGAAAGGCTACGCAAACCGGAGTGAGGCCATTCGGGATCTCATTCGGGCGGCGCTGGTGGAAGACGAGTGGGCCCGGGCCGACGAAAAGGTGGCAGCTACGGTTACGCTCGTGTATGACCACCACCGTCGGCAGATCGCAGAGACGCTCGCCGAAATCCAGCACCACCATCACGATCTTGTCGTCTCCGCCACCCATGTGCACCTCGATAATGAGAATTGCCTCGAGGTGGTCATCCTACGCGGGAAGGCCTCTGCAGTTCGCGCGCTTGCGGACGAACTGATTGCCTGTAAAGGTGTGAAACACGGCAAAACGGTTATGACCACAGAGGGGCGAGATCTTCCCTGA
- a CDS encoding 4-alpha-glucanotransferase (amylomaltase), whose amino-acid sequence MPLNKRLAGILLHPTSLPGRYGIGDLGPEAYRFLEWVEAAGLAYWQVLPLGPTSFGDSPYQCFSAFAGNPLLISPEELVKDGLLLPDEITPPPFPVGRVDYGWVIQWKRGLLEKAYERFQTGATEELSARFDAFCHREDVSKWLDDYALFMACKDAHAGQPWNTWEPELRAFRAAAVRRARKELEHAIGYHRFAQFLFFLQWERLRADAHRRGIEIIGDAPIYVAYDSADVWAHQDLFLLDEQGNPTHVAGVPPDYFSVTGQLWGNPLYNWKRLEKQGFGWWIDRMRSTLALVDIVRLDHFRGFMGYWSVPFGSPTAEHGEWVRGPGRKFFERLRAELGTLPIIAEDLGEITTDVTEVRKEFGLPGMRVMQFAWSVASTNPYIPDPNNPFMLHHHEPNAVVYTGTHDNDTSLGWWRHTSTPQERTCMQLYLATDGNAANWDLIRASFMSVANTAIVPAQDFLGLDSDARMNFPGRPEGNWTWRLVEGQLTPELAHRIRCMLLLYERCANPPDFVRSAEPKRPLY is encoded by the coding sequence ATGCCATTGAATAAGCGCCTTGCTGGGATTTTGCTGCATCCGACATCATTGCCGGGTCGTTACGGCATTGGCGATTTGGGGCCGGAAGCTTACCGATTTCTTGAGTGGGTGGAAGCGGCGGGCCTTGCCTATTGGCAAGTGTTGCCCCTCGGTCCCACAAGTTTTGGGGACTCCCCGTATCAGTGCTTCTCCGCATTCGCTGGCAATCCGTTGCTGATTAGTCCTGAGGAGTTGGTGAAAGATGGCCTCCTCCTTCCGGACGAAATCACCCCACCGCCATTTCCAGTAGGTCGTGTGGACTACGGCTGGGTAATTCAGTGGAAGCGCGGATTGTTGGAGAAAGCATACGAGCGTTTCCAAACAGGCGCCACCGAAGAGTTGTCCGCCCGCTTCGATGCGTTTTGTCACCGCGAAGACGTCAGCAAGTGGCTCGACGATTATGCGTTATTTATGGCGTGCAAGGATGCCCACGCGGGGCAGCCATGGAACACGTGGGAGCCGGAGCTTCGCGCCTTCCGGGCGGCGGCTGTACGGCGAGCACGCAAGGAGCTCGAGCACGCGATCGGATATCATCGTTTTGCGCAGTTCCTCTTTTTTCTTCAATGGGAGCGCTTGCGAGCGGATGCCCACCGCCGTGGGATCGAAATCATCGGCGATGCACCCATCTATGTCGCCTACGACAGCGCCGACGTTTGGGCGCACCAAGATTTGTTCTTACTGGATGAACAAGGGAACCCCACCCATGTCGCCGGCGTGCCGCCAGATTATTTCAGTGTGACTGGCCAGCTCTGGGGCAACCCGCTCTACAACTGGAAGCGGCTCGAAAAACAGGGGTTCGGGTGGTGGATCGACCGCATGAGAAGCACCCTCGCGCTGGTGGACATTGTGCGCTTGGATCATTTCCGCGGCTTTATGGGCTATTGGAGTGTGCCTTTTGGCTCGCCGACCGCAGAACACGGAGAATGGGTTCGTGGTCCGGGGCGCAAGTTTTTTGAGCGCCTCCGGGCTGAACTTGGCACGCTGCCGATCATCGCCGAAGACTTGGGGGAGATCACCACGGATGTCACTGAGGTGCGCAAGGAGTTTGGTCTACCCGGTATGCGCGTGATGCAGTTTGCGTGGTCTGTTGCCTCCACGAACCCCTACATCCCGGACCCCAACAATCCGTTTATGCTGCATCATCACGAACCAAACGCTGTCGTGTACACCGGCACTCACGACAATGACACAAGTCTTGGGTGGTGGCGACATACGTCGACTCCGCAGGAACGTACGTGCATGCAGCTTTATTTAGCTACCGATGGCAATGCCGCAAACTGGGATCTCATTCGCGCAAGCTTTATGTCGGTGGCGAACACGGCCATTGTTCCGGCACAAGACTTCCTCGGTCTCGACAGTGACGCACGGATGAACTTCCCCGGCCGTCCCGAAGGGAACTGGACGTGGCGGCTCGTTGAAGGCCAGCTAACTCCTGAGTTGGCACATCGCATCCGCTGCATGTTGCTTCTCTATGAACGTTGCGCCAACCCACCGGATTTCGTAAGAAGTGCAGAGCCAAAGCGACCGCTGTACTGA